The following nucleotide sequence is from Acidobacteriota bacterium.
CTTTTTGAATGCCGAAATCGATGAGTTTTCCGTCGATTCCCCAACGCACGGCGCGCCATTTATTTTCCTGAAGCAAGGCACGATGATAAATCCTGTACCCTTGATTCATCTTGTGTAATTTATCGAGTTTGGCGACGATGGCTTGAATGAGCGCCGCCAGCATAATGACTTCATCGACTTTAGCAGGTAAATCACAAATGCGAATTTCCAGCGTCGGGAAATTGGGATGCGGGCGTACATCCCACCAGATTTTCTTCGGGCGGTCGATACAATTGGTTTTCAACAACAAATCGACATATCCCTGATATTCCGAATAGGAACGGAAATGGTCGGGAATATCTGTGCGCGGGAATTTTTTAAACACTTCGGAACGATAACTTTTTAAACCGGTATTCATTCCCAGCCAGAACGGCGAACTGGTTGAAATTGCCAGCAAGTGTGGCAGAAAATATCGCAGTTCATTCATTATACGAATTTGCGATTCGCGGTCTTCGATGCCAATGTGAACGTGCATTCCGAAAATTAATAGCGATTGCGCTAAAAATTGCATTTCACTGATTAACATTTCGTAATGTTCGCCCGGGGTAATTTGCTGGTCTTTCCAATGTGAAAAAGGATGCGTGGATGCCGCGATGATTTTCAATCCCTTACGACCAGCCAGTTCCGAAATGGCTTTCCTGAGTTTGACGAGGTCAGCGCGCGCTTCTTGAATATTTTTGCAGATGCCGGTTCCGACTTCGACCATTGATTGATGCATTTCGGGTTTCACCTGCTCACCCAGCAACATTTTTCCTTCTTCTATCATTTCTGTGATATGGGATTTCAGTTCGCGGGTATTCGGGTCGATGATTTGAAATTCTTCTTCTATTCCAATTGTAAAGTCCGGCATGACATTCTCCCTCTTTTCGAGCGTCAACGGAATACAGGTCAAGGTTCA
It contains:
- a CDS encoding carboxylate-amine ligase; amino-acid sequence: MPDFTIGIEEEFQIIDPNTRELKSHITEMIEEGKMLLGEQVKPEMHQSMVEVGTGICKNIQEARADLVKLRKAISELAGRKGLKIIAASTHPFSHWKDQQITPGEHYEMLISEMQFLAQSLLIFGMHVHIGIEDRESQIRIMNELRYFLPHLLAISTSSPFWLGMNTGLKSYRSEVFKKFPRTDIPDHFRSYSEYQGYVDLLLKTNCIDRPKKIWWDVRPHPNFPTLEIRICDLPAKVDEVIMLAALIQAIVAKLDKLHKMNQGYRIYHRALLQENKWRAVRWGIDGKLIDFGIQKEVPVKDLLIELLAFIDEVVDDLGSRKEVEYVHTVIKEGTSADRQLRIYEETKDFNAVVDNLIKETVEGIA